The following coding sequences lie in one Eleginops maclovinus isolate JMC-PN-2008 ecotype Puerto Natales chromosome 21, JC_Emac_rtc_rv5, whole genome shotgun sequence genomic window:
- the si:ch73-206p6.1 gene encoding phospholipid scramblase 2 yields MNMYAIPNEGIPGCPPGLEYLTQVDQLLIKQKVELVEALLDWESNNKYEIRNTLGQDVFFAVEENDCLTRQCCGPMRSFTIHILDNFGQKVISISRPLKCTTCCFPCFLQELEVQSPPGNTVGYVKQQWHPFSPKFIVANEHNEPVLKIHGPFCGWSCLPDVDFEILTMDEVSQIGKISKQWTGLLREVFTDSDNFGIQFPMDLDVRIKAVLIGACFLIDFMFFESSN; encoded by the exons ATGAATATGTATGCTATACCCAACGAGGGAATACCCGGATGTCCGCCAGGGTTAGAGTACCTGACTCAG GTGGATCAGCTCCTCATCAAACAGAAAGTTGAGCTTGTTGAAG CCCTATTAGATTGGGAAAGCAACAACAAGTATGAGATCCGTAACACCTTGGGTCAGGACGTGTTCTTCGCTGTAGAGGAGAACGACTGTCTGACCCGACAGTGCTGCGGCCCCATGCGCTCCTTCACCATCCACATCCTGGACAACTTCGGACAGAAGGTCATCAGCATCTCCAGACCGCTGAAGTGCACGACCTGCTGCTTCCCCTGCTTCCTACAAGAG CTGGAGGTGCAGTCCCCCCCTGGGAACACAGTGGGGTACGTTAAACAACAGTGGCACCCGTTCTCCCCCAAATTCATCGTGGCGAACGAACACAACGAGCCCGTGCTGAAGATCCACGGGCCCTTCTGCGGGTGGAGCTGCCTCCCGGATGTTGACTTTGAG ATTCTGACGATGGATGAAGTCTCCCAGATCGGGAAGATCAGTAAGCAGTGGACAGGACTTCTCCGGGAAGTCTTCACAGATTCAGACAACTTTGGCATCCAGTTCCCCATGGACCTGGACGTGAGGATTAAGGCCGTCTTGATCGGAGCCTGTTTTCTCATT GATTTCATGTTCTTTGAGTCGTCTAACTAG